The Rhodoferax sediminis genome has a segment encoding these proteins:
- the lpdA gene encoding dihydrolipoyl dehydrogenase has protein sequence MATQSTKLLVIGGGPGGYVAAIRAAQLGVATTLVEGEQLGGTCLNIGCIPSKALIHAAEEFEKTCHYAQDSALGIHVAAPRIDLAQTVRWKDGIVHKLTSGVAALLKKNGVQVVRGWARIIDGKTVEVQEHGASAEAAPRRIVCEQLLLAPGSLAVALPFMPFGGRVISSTQALAPLTLPKRLVVVGAGYIGLELGMAYRKLGAEVAVVEALDHVLPAYDEELTKPVLASLRRQGVQLLLGHTVQGLNASGDAVRVRDVKGEESELPADQVLVAVGRRPRTQGWGLETLALDMKGPAVQIDNQCRTSMRGVWAIGDLTGEPMLAHRAMAQGEMVAEIIAGKRRHFAPAAIPAVCFTDPEVVVVGQTPQDAAQAGLDCITALFPFAANGRAMTIESTDGFVRVVARRDNHLIVGWQAVGRGVSELGAAFSQSIEMGARLEDVAGTIHAHPTLGEAVQEAALRALGHALHI, from the coding sequence ATGGCCACGCAATCAACCAAGCTGCTGGTCATCGGTGGCGGCCCGGGCGGTTATGTTGCCGCGATCCGCGCCGCGCAACTGGGCGTCGCCACCACGCTGGTGGAGGGTGAGCAACTGGGCGGCACCTGTCTGAACATTGGCTGCATCCCGTCCAAGGCGCTGATCCACGCCGCCGAGGAGTTCGAGAAGACATGCCACTATGCGCAGGATTCCGCGCTGGGCATTCATGTCGCAGCGCCACGCATCGATCTGGCGCAAACGGTGCGCTGGAAGGATGGCATCGTCCACAAGCTGACCAGCGGCGTGGCCGCGCTGCTGAAGAAAAACGGCGTGCAGGTGGTGCGGGGCTGGGCCAGGATCATCGACGGCAAGACGGTCGAGGTGCAGGAACACGGCGCGAGTGCAGAGGCCGCGCCGCGGCGCATCGTCTGCGAACAGCTGCTGCTGGCGCCGGGCTCGCTGGCGGTGGCCCTGCCGTTCATGCCGTTTGGCGGGCGCGTCATCTCGTCCACGCAGGCGCTGGCGCCGCTAACGCTGCCCAAGCGTCTGGTCGTCGTCGGTGCCGGTTACATCGGTCTGGAACTGGGCATGGCCTACCGCAAGCTCGGGGCCGAGGTCGCGGTGGTCGAGGCGCTGGACCACGTGTTGCCCGCCTACGACGAAGAACTCACCAAACCGGTGCTGGCGTCGCTGCGTCGCCAGGGCGTGCAACTGCTGCTCGGTCACACGGTGCAGGGCTTGAATGCCAGTGGTGATGCGGTGCGGGTGCGCGATGTGAAGGGTGAAGAATCGGAGTTGCCGGCTGACCAGGTGCTGGTGGCCGTTGGCCGGCGCCCGCGCACGCAGGGCTGGGGGCTGGAAACCCTGGCGCTCGACATGAAAGGGCCGGCGGTGCAGATCGACAACCAGTGTCGCACCTCGATGCGCGGCGTCTGGGCGATCGGCGACTTGACGGGCGAGCCCATGCTGGCACACCGCGCCATGGCACAGGGCGAAATGGTGGCGGAGATCATTGCAGGCAAGCGCCGGCACTTTGCGCCGGCAGCGATCCCCGCCGTGTGTTTTACCGATCCCGAAGTGGTAGTGGTTGGCCAGACGCCGCAGGACGCGGCCCAGGCTGGCCTGGACTGCATCACTGCATTGTTTCCCTTCGCCGCCAACGGCCGCGCGATGACGATCGAGTCGACCGACGGTTTCGTGCGCGTCGTGGCGCGGCGCGACAACCACCTGATCGTCGGCTGGCAGGCGGTGGGTCGTGGCGTATCGGAGCTTGGCGCCGCATTCTCGCAATCCATCGAGATGGGTGCACGGCTCGAGGATGTGGCCGGCACCATTCATGCACACCCTACGCTCGGCGAGGCCGTGCAGGAAGCCGCATTGCGCGCGCTGGGCCACGCGCTGCATATCTGA
- a CDS encoding cupredoxin domain-containing protein, whose protein sequence is MDTNRRALISAATALALVPLTARLLAQPKPVVINVIAKKFVFVPGEIHVRKGQPVVLQLTAPEVPMGFNLPDFGVRTDVIPGKINTLQFTPDKAGSFTFLCDVFCGSGHEDMNGTLVVSE, encoded by the coding sequence GATACCAACCGACGAGCGCTGATAAGCGCCGCCACCGCCCTGGCCCTGGTTCCGCTGACGGCCCGGCTGCTGGCCCAGCCCAAGCCGGTGGTGATCAATGTCATCGCGAAGAAGTTCGTGTTCGTGCCGGGCGAGATTCATGTCAGGAAGGGGCAACCCGTGGTCCTGCAACTCACGGCGCCTGAAGTGCCAATGGGCTTCAACCTGCCCGACTTCGGCGTGCGCACCGACGTCATTCCCGGCAAGATCAACACACTCCAGTTCACGCCGGACAAGGCCGGCAGCTTCACGTTCCTGTGCGACGTATTCTGCGGCAGCGGCCATGAGGACATGAACGGCACGCTGGTCGTCTCCGAATGA